In Oligoflexia bacterium, the genomic stretch ATGCGCCAACTTGGATCGCCATTTACCCAAGTGTTTTGCCAAAATGTTCCATCTGATTTTTGAGTTTTTACAAAATAACGAGCGATATTTGTAGCTGTTATGTAATCTCCAGCAGCCATAAGACCTAAAGCCATTTGTGCAAGATCCCGCGGCCATACACGGTGATAACCGCCATTGGCATCTCCAGTGCGAAGTCTTGCTGATTCATAATCATGTTCTGAGAGTTCGATTTGATCTGGAAGCGAAGGCTTTGCAGGCCCAGCAACAATTGCGCCGAGAAAAAATTTATCTTCCATACCTTTGATCATAAGTACGTGAGGTTCAAGCTTTTGACCGATTGAATTAAGTTTTGCCAAGTACGCTGACCATTCTTGTTGTTGGAGGGCGAGTAATTGACTAACGGGTGTGTTGAAATTTTTATGAGTGAGTTGTCTTAAGACTTCAGTGGGGTTTAGCCCAGCTTGTTCTGCTGTAAAACTTAATGCGAGTGTTAACTGAACTTGAGATGTGTTTGGAGTAAACCCGAGTGCACCTGAGACATTTCCATTGCGAGCACTCTGATACTTATATGGAAGTGCATGATACTGATTTAGTTGATTCCATGGGGCATTCACGCCTTCAAAGCCAACGGCGCCATCTTCAGCGGGGCGATTCATTTTTAAAATTTGAACGGTACGACGTGCAAATACGGCGGGCTCATCACCACGACGATCAGATTGATAGCTGAGAATTTCACCAGGCTCTTGAGCATTGGCTATGATGGCAACAGCATCTCCACCAGCGGTGTTGTCAGTAGCTGGATTATGTAAAACATAAATGCGGGGTGGTTGAGGCGTATTGATCGAAAGTTGATAATTCACGATAACTGTTGGTTGAGTTGGATCAAGTAAAATATCTTTTTCAATACGAATGTTGGCTCTGCGGCTCACCGAACTAACGTGATAAGCCAGGGAATGTGGATATCGAGTAACGGTATGAACGAAATCTTTACGCTCTTCTAAAATAGTATTATCGACGATAAAAATAAGTTGAGTGTCACGTGTTTGGGCGCGATCAAGTGAGGGGTAATAAACCTCTGATAAAATACCTTCAGCGATTGTGGCGGTTACAGGTTGTTTAAGTGTTGCGAGAAATCCTTGTTTATCAGGGCGCCCCCAAACGCCCATCATGCCAGGGCCATTGGGTGCTTCATTAAAATTTGGTGTCGCACCAATTGTGAATATGCATAGAAGTAATATGGTAGAGAAAATACTTCTTTTCATTAAATCATCCTATAAATGATTGAGGTTGAAACGTTTTTTATAAGTCGTTGGAGCAACACGCTCTTGTTGCATGCCTGCATTTGTAATTGTCACATTGAATTCAATACGATCATTATACTGAACAATGTTTTCAACACTTATGCCTCTTTTTGCATCAACAAATTTTGTAATTTTGAGGGCTCCAGGAAACGGATCACTTTCGTCGCCAAAATTTTCGCTGATCGGTGGGAGAGGTCGGTGACCAAGATTTGTTCCAGAGTTTATGTCATCGCGCCCGTCTGCTTGGATGATTTTATAATTATTCCAGATAAGAAGTCCGTGTCCTCTGTGATCAGTGGAGAAACCTTGTTTTGAACGATACTCAAGGTAGTAGTTTGTTCCATAGCCAAGGGGAATAGCAATCACATCGCCGCTGGTTTCTACGGGTCTAAGTTTTAATCCTAATTGAGTTTTATTAATGATTTGTGGTTTTACCCAACCGATTTGTATTTTGCTGTACGGCTCAAAATGACTTGGATATCGAAATAGATTTTCCTGTTTGATCGTATTGGTGGTTCCCCAGGCGCCAAGGCCCATCATGCCCCACATTCCGATTCCGTAGCGTCCGTGATAGTGATCGTTATAGAGATCGGGAAATCCGAAAAGTTCATGTCCTGCTTC encodes the following:
- a CDS encoding glycoside hydrolase family 15 protein — its product is MKRSIFSTILLLCIFTIGATPNFNEAPNGPGMMGVWGRPDKQGFLATLKQPVTATIAEGILSEVYYPSLDRAQTRDTQLIFIVDNTILEERKDFVHTVTRYPHSLAYHVSSVSRRANIRIEKDILLDPTQPTVIVNYQLSINTPQPPRIYVLHNPATDNTAGGDAVAIIANAQEPGEILSYQSDRRGDEPAVFARRTVQILKMNRPAEDGAVGFEGVNAPWNQLNQYHALPYKYQSARNGNVSGALGFTPNTSQVQLTLALSFTAEQAGLNPTEVLRQLTHKNFNTPVSQLLALQQQEWSAYLAKLNSIGQKLEPHVLMIKGMEDKFFLGAIVAGPAKPSLPDQIELSEHDYESARLRTGDANGGYHRVWPRDLAQMALGLMAAGDYITATNIARYFVKTQKSDGTFWQNTWVNGDPSWRIFQIDQTGFPIILVGKLLEERAINYDEFRSMVVRAADALVKFGPYTGQDRWEEVAGLSPNSIAIATQGLYEAAWLEKERDPSRAQIYMNTANKWRDNVFQWTLVANGNLGRNYFERIHIGHPDNHNHATPLQIANGGQVYEENEIIDGGFLQWIISGLIAGQDPRFTSSLTIYDRMARAQAPGGLGYLRYNHDAYGTNQVGKAWPLLSGERALAAIMRGEDPMPHVNVLVESINPATGVMCEQTGVSVCPLGWAHAEALLVARSLADKRSYYIPKRIKTGRAQ
- a CDS encoding M6 family metalloprotease domain-containing protein, with the translated sequence MKIFILVFAVIICLSSTSIGSTVPTTGTWLGNQRALVLLLEWADKPSNHTRQVVDDTFFKLQAPSLRQYFVENSTGKFDITGDVLEWKRSTLKWNAQRGCEPNFIAQEGWKQFSNLINMKDYDSNNDGKVDHLFIVHTGRIPHDRVGPSCMFGRLSQAEHTIVFQSEGVGSIGGALPIGFFLHEAGHELFGFPDLYNDHYHGRYGIGMWGMMGLGAWGTTNTIKQENLFRYPSHFEPYSKIQIGWVKPQIINKTQLGLKLRPVETSGDVIAIPLGYGTNYYLEYRSKQGFSTDHRGHGLLIWNNYKIIQADGRDDINSGTNLGHRPLPPISENFGDESDPFPGALKITKFVDAKRGISVENIVQYNDRIEFNVTITNAGMQQERVAPTTYKKRFNLNHL